From a single Oreochromis niloticus isolate F11D_XX linkage group LG4, O_niloticus_UMD_NMBU, whole genome shotgun sequence genomic region:
- the LOC100694135 gene encoding LOW QUALITY PROTEIN: ADP-ribosylation factor-binding protein GGA1 (The sequence of the model RefSeq protein was modified relative to this genomic sequence to represent the inferred CDS: deleted 1 base in 1 codon), with protein MYYKYPSAFYVTQLCFLRVRPLLARSRHHINLAVMAAPPDAESLESRINRATNPLNRDTDWSSIHAFCDQLNNELEGPQLATRLLAHKIQSPQEWEAMQALLVLESCMKNCGKRFHSEVGKFRFLNELIKVVSPKYLGTRSPEPVKKKVLELIYSWTLALPDEAKISDAYQMLKKQGIVKQDPELPPDKLLNLPPPRPKNAIFEDEEKSKMLSRLLNSSHPEDLKAANKLIKEMVQEDQRRAEKVSKRVNAIQEVNESVTLLTQLLQDYDSTATDQSNAELIQDLYQRCEKMRPTLFRLASDTEDNDEALAEILQANDSLTQVINLYKQQVKGEIVNGNNTLNTQKQTGGLLMDFSQEEGTALLDLSGLDTSPQSPPSFPEFPTPTDSLNPPSQDMGISLLDDELMSLGLSEGTHTSNPASQPEDSTAWDSFQSSDSIDTDIATAPSLLLSPDPPPHSQPLSSGSTPGNSALDELDLLGKTLLQQSLPPEGLQVKWDKQQSKPTLRDLQNKTGTNVAPNPIPAFTAEPPAPVPNSQPSLRATLLDVSPSHTEAASAEVSLTDVFVPLESIKPSSLLPVTVFDSHSLRVLFHFARDSPPSRPDVLVVIISMLSSAPAPVTNINFQTTAPKTMAVKLQPPSGTELPAFNPILPPAAVTQILLLANPNKEKVKLQYRLTFTMGEQEHSESGSLEQFPPPEKWGNL; from the exons ATGTATTACAAATATCCTAGTGCTTTCTATGTAACTCAACTCTGTTTTCTACGTGTCCGTCCACTTCTCGCGAGATCGAGGCACCACATAAATCTCGCAGTGATGGCTGCGCCTCCCGATGCAGAGAGTTTGGAGTCACGTATCA ACAGAGCCACAAATCCActaaacagagacacagactggaGTAGCATCCATGCCTTCTGTGACCAGCTCAACAATGAGTTGGAGGG ACCGCAGCTGGCCACCAGGCTCCTGGCCCACAAGATCCAGTCTCCACAAGAGTGGGAGGCCATGCAGGCATTACTT GTCCTGGAGAGTTGTATGAAAAACTGCGGGAAAAGGTTTCACAGTGAAGTGGGCAAATTCCGTTTTCTCAATGAACTCATCAAAGTGGTTTCTCCCAAG TACCTTGGAACACGCTCCCCTGagccagttaaaaaaaaagttttggagTTGATCTATAGCTGGACTTTGGCGTTACCAGATGAAGCCAAGATTTCAGACGCttatcaaatgctgaaaaaacaag GTATTGTTAAACAAGATCCTGAGCTGCCACCTGACAAGCTACTCAACCTTCCTCCACCCAGACCCAAGAATGCTATTTTTGAAGATGAAGAGAAATCCAAA ATGTTGTCTCGCCTATTGAACAGCTCGCACCCCGAAGACCTCAAAGCCGCCAACAAACTCATTAAGGAAATGGTCCAAGAG GATCAGAGGCGTGCAGAGAAGGTGTCAAAGCGGGTGAATGCCATTCAGGAGGTAAATGAGAGcgtcactttactgactcagcTTCTGCAGGACTACGACAGCACTGCCACCGATCAGAGCAATGCTGAACTCATACAG GACCTGTATCAGCGCTGTGAGAAAATGAGGCCAACACTGTTCAGACTGGCAAGTGACACGGAGGACAACGACGAGGCTCTGG CGGAGATCCTGCAGGCCAACGACAGCCTGACTCAAGTCATCAACCTGTACAAGCAGCAGGTGAAGGGGGAGATTGTAAATGGAAACAACACattaaacacacagaaacaaaccgGTGGGT TACTGATGGATTTCTCACAGGAGGAGGGGACGGCGCTGCTAGATCTGTCAGGATTGGACACGTCACCACAGTCGCCGCCTTCCTTC CCAGAGTTTCCCACTCCCACAGACAGCCTCAACCCTCCCTCCCAGGACATGGGGATTAGTCTCCTTGATGACGAACTCATGTCACTTG GTTTAAGTGAAGGAACACACACCTCTAACCCCGCCTCACAGCCTGAGGACTCCACAGCATGGGACTCGTTCCAG tCCTCTGACAGCATAGATACAGATATCGCAACAGCGCCCAGTCTCCTTTTGAGTCCAGATCCGCCTCCCCACTCTCAGCCCCTTTCATCTGGCTCCACTCCTGGGAACTCAGCCTTGGATGAACTGGACCTGCTGGGAAAAACCCTGCTGCAGCAGTCTCTACCTCCAGAGGGCCTGCAGGTCAAATG GGACAAGCAGCAGTCTAAACCGACTCTGAGAGACCTCCAGAACAAGACCGGGACAAACGTCGCTCCAAATCCAATTCCAGCTTTTACCGCTGAACCTCCTGCACCTGTTCCCAACTCTCAGCCCAGCCTTAGAGCCACACTGCTGGATGTGTCTCCCTCTCACACTGAGGCTGCTTCTGCAGAGGTTTCTCTGACTGACGTTTTTGTACCCTTAGAATCCATTAAGCCCA GTAGTCTGTTACCTGTAACTGTGTTTGACAGCCACAGTCTGCGGGTTCTCTTTCACTTCGCTCGCGACTCTCCTCCGTCTCGACCCGATGTTCTGGTGGTGATTATCTCCATGCTTTCGTCAGCCCCTGCGCCTGTCACCAACATTAACTTCCAGACTACTGCTCCAAAG ACGATGGCCGTGAAGCTGCAGCCCCCGTCAGGGACGGAGCTCCCGGCTTTCAATCCCATCCTCCCTCCTGCTGCTGTCACACAGATCTTGCTGCTAGCAAACCCAAACAAG GAGAAAGTGAAGCTACAGTACAGATTAACCTTCACCATGGGAGAGCAGGAGCACAGCGAGAGCGGCAGTCTAGAACAGTTTCCGCCTCCGGAGAAATGGGGGAACCTATAG
- the LOC100697240 gene encoding transmembrane protein 184B isoform X2, which translates to MSQLWWRVKRLSERLENDSPSSLTLGSPATAAPQGSNTSWVPKTPVVTPDEPIFLMTSTAQTISGFFVWTALLITCHQIYMHLRYYSSPNEQRHIVRILFIVPIYAFDSWLSLLFFTNEEYYVYFDTVRDCYEAFVIYNFLSLCYEYLGGESAIMAEIRGKPIESSCMYGTCCLWSRTYSIGFLRFCKQATLQFCVVKPLMAVITVILQAFGKYRDGDFNVASGYLYITIIYNISVSLSLYALFLFYFATRELLVPYNPVLKFFMVKSVIFLSFWQGMLLAILEKCGAIPQINSADFSVGEGTVAAGYQNFIICIEMFFAAIALRHAFTYKVYMDKRLDSYGRCAPMKSISSSLKETMNPGDMVQDAIHNFSPAYQQYTQQSTLERSGGPPLSRSHSNISTRGDNEKTLLLSSDDEF; encoded by the exons ATGAGTCAGCTTTGGTGGCGAGTCAAGCGGCTATCAGAGAGGTTGGAGAATGACTCTCCTAGCAGCCTCACCCTGGGGTCcccagccactgcagccccacAAGGATCCAACACATCATGGGTGCCTAAAACCCCAGTGGTAACACCAGATGAGCCAATTTTCCTCATGACCTCCACTGCCCAAACTATATCGGGGTTTTTTGTTTGGACGGCTCTTCTGATCACATGCCACCAG atctACATGCACCTACGTTACTACAGCTCTCCAAACGAGCAGCGGCACATAGTTAGGATCCTCTTCATAGTTCCCATCTATGCCTTTGACTCCTGGCTCAGCCTGCTTTTCTTCACCAATGAGGAGTATTACGTGTACTTCGACACAGTCCGAGACTGCTATGAAG CCTTTGTCATCTACAACTTCCTGAGTTTGTGTTATGAGTATCTGGGAGGAGAGAGTGCCATAATGGCTGAAATCAGAGGGAAACCCATCGA GTCAAGCTGTATGTATGGGACATGCTGTCTGTGGAGCAGGACCTACTCCATTGGCTTCCTCAGGTTTTGCAAACAG GCAACTCTCCAGTTCTGTGTGGTAAAACCACTGATGGCAGTGATCACGGTCATCCTTCAGGCCTTCGGGAAATACAGAGATGGAGACTTCAA TGTGGCTAGTGGCTACTTGTATATCACAATTATCTACAACATCTCTGTGAGTCTGTCCCTCTACGCTCTCTTCCTCTTCTACTTTGCCACACGTGAGCTGCTCGTCCCGTATAACCCAGTGCTCAAGTTCTTCATGGTCAAGTCAGTCATCTTTCTCTCCTTCTGGCAGG GGATGTTGTTGGCCATCCTGGAGAAGTGTGGCGCTATCCCCCAGATCAACTCTGCTGATTTCTCTGTGGGGGAGGGAACAGTTGCTGCTGGCTACCAAAACTTCATCATCTGCATTGAGATGTTCTTTGCTGCTATTGCTTTGCGCCATGCTTTTACTTACAAGGTCTACATGGACAAAAGGCTGGATTCATATG GTCGCTGTGCCCCAATGAAGAGCATTTCCAGCAGCCTGAAGGAGACGATGAATCCAGGAGACATGGTCCAGGACGCCATCCATAACTTCTCCCCAGCTTATCAGCAGTACACCCAGCAGTCCACATTAGAGCGAAGTGGAGGGCCACCACTCTCCCGCAGCCACAGTAACATCAGCACCCGCGGGGACAACGAAAAGACTCTTTTACTCAGCTCTGATGATGAGTTCTga
- the LOC100696971 gene encoding probable ATP-dependent RNA helicase DDX17 encodes MRGSYGDRDRDRGRDRGNPRFGSSRGGPPPGKKFRNPGERLRKKRWDLNELPKFEKNFYNENSEVQRMSQYDVEEYRRKKEITVRGSGCPKPVTSFHHAQFPQYVMDVLVQQNFKEPTAIQAQGFPLALSGRDMVGIAQTGSGKTLSYLLPAIVHINHQPYLERGDGPICLVLAPTRELAQQVQQVAYDYGKSSRIKSTCVYGGAPKGPQIRDLERGVEICIATPGRLIDFLEAGKTNLRRCTYLVLDEADRMLDMGFEPQIRKIVDQIRPDRQTLMWSATWPKEVRQLAEDFLKDYVQINVGALELSANHNILQIVDVCVESEKDQKLIQLMEEIMAEKENKTIIFVETKKRCDDLTRRMRRDGWPAMCIHGDKSQPERDWVLAEFRSGKAPILIATDVASRGLDVEDVKFVINYDYPNSSEDYIHRIGRTARSTNKGTAYTFFTPGNLRQARELIRVLEEARQAINPKLLQLVDSGRGGGGGRSRFRNSNSNNPNMMYQDECDRRMRSAGGSGSSKDGRGSSSSYSRSGNNRDGDQSSSYRDRSSRDGGRSYGSGSGSYDQYQNNSSSRGGSSSAGNAVGQAPPPSSGPQPLMAQQFNPPQPMMGLMGHSPFQFAPPPASLSGRK; translated from the exons ATGAGAGGTTCTTACGGAGACAGAGACCGAGACCGTGGTCGTGACAGAGG CAATCCCCGATTCGGATCAAGCAGAGGCGGACCACCCCCGGGTAAGAAGTTTCGGAATCCCGGGGAACGCTTACGAAAGAAGAGATGGGACCTGAATGAGCTTCCCAAATTTGAGAAAAACTTCTATAATGAAAATTCCGAAGTGCAGCGAATGAGCCAG TATGATGTTGAGGAGTAtcgcagaaagaaagaaatcacaGTCCGAGGCTCAGGCTGCCCAAAACCTGTCACCAGCTTCCATCATGCACAGTTTCCTC AATATGTAATGGATGTACTGGTGCAGCAAAACTTCAAGGAACCAACAGCCATTCAGGCTCAAGGTTTCCCTTTGGCACTCAGTGGGAGAGACATGGTGGGCATTGCTCAGACGGGCTCTGGAAAGACTTTATCG tatCTCCTGCCTGCAATTGTGCACATCAATCATCAGCCCTACTTGGAGCGTGGAGATGGACCCATT TGCTTGGTGTTGGCCCCCACAAGAGAACTAGCTCAGCAGGTCCAGCAGGTGGCATATGACTATGGAAAGTCATCACGCATCAAAAGCACTTGTGTGTACGGCGGTGCTCCCAAGGGACCTCAAATACGAGACTTGGAGAGAG GTGTTGAAATCTGCATCGCCACTCCGGGTCGTCTCATTGACTTCCTGGAAGCTGGAAAGACCAACCTGCGGCGCTGCACATACCTAGTTCTGGATGAGGCTGACCGCATGCTGGACATGGGTTTCGAACCACAGATACGCAAAATTGTGGATCAGATCAGG CCGGACAGACAGACTCTGATGTGGAGCGCTACCTGGCCTAAAGAAGTTCGCCAACTGGCAGAGGACTTCCTGAAGGACTATGTCCAGATCAATGTTGGAGCTCTGGAGCTCAGCGCTAACCACAACATCCTTCAAATTGTTGATGTTTGCGTGGAGAGCGAAAAGGACCAAAA GCTTATCCAGCTGATGGAAGAGATTATGGCTGAGAAGGAAAACAAGACCATCATCTTCGTTGAGACCAAGAAACGGTGTGATGACCTGACACGTAGGATGAGACGTGACGG GTGGCCAGCGATGTGTATTCATGGTGACAAGAGTCAGCCAGAGAGAGACTGGGTATTAGCAG AGTTTCGGAGTGGCAAAGCCCCCATCCTCATTGCTACTGACGTCGCCTCACGTGGGCTTG ATGTGGAGGATGTCAAGTTTGTCATCAACTATGACTACCCTAACTCATCCGAGGATTATATCCACCGCATCGGCCGTACAGCTCGCAGCACTAACAAAGGCACCGCTTACACCTTTTTCACTCCGGGGAACCTCCGGCAGGCCCGAGAGCTGATCCGGGTCCTGGAGGAAGCGCGGCAGGCAATCAATCCCAAACTGCTGCAGCTGGTTGACAGTGGACGCGGCGGAGGAG GTGGCCGTTCCCGTTTCCGCAACTCCAATTCAAACAATCCCAACATGATGTACCAGGATGAGTGTGATCGCCGGATGCGTTCTGCTGGTGGGAGTGGCAGCTCAAAGGATGGccgtggcagcagcagcagctacagCCGCAGCGGAAACAACCGGGATGGGGACCAATCCTCTTCTTACAGAGATCGCAGCAGCAGGGATGGAGGACGCAGTTACGGCTCCGGCTCTGGCTCCTACGACCAGTACCAGAATAACAGCAGCTCCAGGGGTGGCTCCAGCTCAGCAGGCAACGCTGTGGGGCAGGCCCCACCTCCTTCATCAGGCCCTCAGCCTCTAATGGCCCAGCAGTTCAACCCTCCGCAGCCTATGATGGGTTTGATGGGGCACTCGCCATTCCAGTTTGCGCCTCCTCCAGCATCTCTGTCTGGGAGAAAATGA
- the LOC100697240 gene encoding transmembrane protein 184B isoform X1 produces the protein MSQLWWRVKRLSERLENDSPSSLTLGSPATAAPQGSNTSWVPKTPVVTPDEPIFLMTSTAQTISGFFVWTALLITCHQIYMHLRYYSSPNEQRHIVRILFIVPIYAFDSWLSLLFFTNEEYYVYFDTVRDCYEAFVIYNFLSLCYEYLGGESAIMAEIRGKPIESSCMYGTCCLWSRTYSIGFLRFCKQATLQFCVVKPLMAVITVILQAFGKYRDGDFNVASGYLYITIIYNISVSLSLYALFLFYFATRELLVPYNPVLKFFMVKSVIFLSFWQGMLLAILEKCGAIPQINSADFSVGEGTVAAGYQNFIICIEMFFAAIALRHAFTYKVYMDKRLDSYGSFPIYGQYGRCAPMKSISSSLKETMNPGDMVQDAIHNFSPAYQQYTQQSTLERSGGPPLSRSHSNISTRGDNEKTLLLSSDDEF, from the exons ATGAGTCAGCTTTGGTGGCGAGTCAAGCGGCTATCAGAGAGGTTGGAGAATGACTCTCCTAGCAGCCTCACCCTGGGGTCcccagccactgcagccccacAAGGATCCAACACATCATGGGTGCCTAAAACCCCAGTGGTAACACCAGATGAGCCAATTTTCCTCATGACCTCCACTGCCCAAACTATATCGGGGTTTTTTGTTTGGACGGCTCTTCTGATCACATGCCACCAG atctACATGCACCTACGTTACTACAGCTCTCCAAACGAGCAGCGGCACATAGTTAGGATCCTCTTCATAGTTCCCATCTATGCCTTTGACTCCTGGCTCAGCCTGCTTTTCTTCACCAATGAGGAGTATTACGTGTACTTCGACACAGTCCGAGACTGCTATGAAG CCTTTGTCATCTACAACTTCCTGAGTTTGTGTTATGAGTATCTGGGAGGAGAGAGTGCCATAATGGCTGAAATCAGAGGGAAACCCATCGA GTCAAGCTGTATGTATGGGACATGCTGTCTGTGGAGCAGGACCTACTCCATTGGCTTCCTCAGGTTTTGCAAACAG GCAACTCTCCAGTTCTGTGTGGTAAAACCACTGATGGCAGTGATCACGGTCATCCTTCAGGCCTTCGGGAAATACAGAGATGGAGACTTCAA TGTGGCTAGTGGCTACTTGTATATCACAATTATCTACAACATCTCTGTGAGTCTGTCCCTCTACGCTCTCTTCCTCTTCTACTTTGCCACACGTGAGCTGCTCGTCCCGTATAACCCAGTGCTCAAGTTCTTCATGGTCAAGTCAGTCATCTTTCTCTCCTTCTGGCAGG GGATGTTGTTGGCCATCCTGGAGAAGTGTGGCGCTATCCCCCAGATCAACTCTGCTGATTTCTCTGTGGGGGAGGGAACAGTTGCTGCTGGCTACCAAAACTTCATCATCTGCATTGAGATGTTCTTTGCTGCTATTGCTTTGCGCCATGCTTTTACTTACAAGGTCTACATGGACAAAAGGCTGGATTCATATG GCTCATTTCCTATCTATGGACAGTACG GTCGCTGTGCCCCAATGAAGAGCATTTCCAGCAGCCTGAAGGAGACGATGAATCCAGGAGACATGGTCCAGGACGCCATCCATAACTTCTCCCCAGCTTATCAGCAGTACACCCAGCAGTCCACATTAGAGCGAAGTGGAGGGCCACCACTCTCCCGCAGCCACAGTAACATCAGCACCCGCGGGGACAACGAAAAGACTCTTTTACTCAGCTCTGATGATGAGTTCTga